One genomic segment of Fervidobacterium pennivorans includes these proteins:
- a CDS encoding TM0106 family RecB-like putative nuclease encodes MVISSKDVKTIYFCPRKAKFEIRNREKNKKFLLSVATYQTDAFGCILIAEVDEIVSETPFIVRILKTGKKLSEYHMLESAFVGYVIESNGKKLDTIIIESPYYSVSVNWKPYVSRMLSMIGSFCETDEFRVMKTHLCRTCPFSSECFKEIVNSESLTFLHGVKGKTLEKLNSYGINTLKDVINMSPIVEQLIGKEKTKRLIVQAQSILENRPILIRPVPKISEGLYLDIESYTPINFDYLFGILDDGVYIPFLASDPSSESNVFKEVVKYISKTNKPVYHFHNYEINRFKKLARKYNVELSKSFFNRFVDVYKLYIDHVALPVPSYSLKSIARYFGFNWRTQLNGQLVVHSYAEYLATGDERILQEILTYNEDDVRATEFILKKLIEISL; translated from the coding sequence ATGGTAATCTCAAGTAAAGATGTGAAAACCATATATTTTTGTCCAAGAAAGGCAAAGTTTGAAATAAGAAACAGGGAAAAAAACAAAAAGTTTCTATTGTCTGTTGCTACCTATCAAACAGACGCTTTTGGTTGCATACTTATTGCAGAAGTAGACGAAATCGTTTCTGAAACCCCATTTATCGTGAGGATACTAAAAACTGGAAAAAAGCTTTCTGAATACCATATGCTTGAAAGTGCGTTCGTTGGATATGTCATTGAGAGCAATGGAAAAAAGTTGGACACGATAATAATTGAGAGCCCCTATTATAGTGTTTCTGTTAACTGGAAACCTTACGTTAGTAGAATGCTTTCTATGATAGGCAGCTTCTGTGAAACAGATGAATTCAGGGTAATGAAAACTCACTTGTGCCGAACGTGCCCATTTTCTTCTGAATGTTTCAAAGAAATTGTCAATTCAGAAAGTCTAACATTTTTACACGGTGTAAAAGGAAAAACCTTAGAAAAGTTGAATTCGTATGGTATTAACACACTAAAAGATGTAATAAATATGAGCCCAATAGTTGAGCAACTGATTGGTAAGGAAAAAACAAAACGGCTTATTGTTCAAGCACAGAGTATCTTAGAAAATAGACCTATACTTATTAGACCTGTCCCAAAGATTTCTGAAGGGTTATACCTTGATATTGAAAGTTATACTCCAATAAACTTTGATTATCTTTTCGGAATTCTGGATGATGGTGTTTACATTCCATTTTTGGCTTCAGATCCAAGTTCAGAGTCCAATGTCTTTAAAGAAGTTGTCAAGTATATCTCCAAAACAAACAAGCCAGTTTACCATTTTCATAACTACGAGATAAACAGATTTAAAAAGCTGGCTCGAAAATACAATGTTGAACTATCTAAGAGCTTTTTCAATAGATTTGTAGATGTATACAAGCTGTATATTGACCACGTAGCCCTGCCAGTTCCCTCTTATTCACTCAAAAGTATAGCAAGGTACTTTGGTTTTAATTGGCGCACGCAGTTAAACGGTCAGCTTGTGGTCCACTCTTATGCTGAATACTTGGCAACTGGAGACGAGAGGATACTCCAGGAGATACTTACCTACAACGAGGACGACGTAAGGGCTACGGAATTTATCTTGAAAAAACTGATAGAAATCTCCCTTTGA
- a CDS encoding SDR family NAD(P)-dependent oxidoreductase, translating to MTKRYDLGIYRWALVTGASSGIGREFAFQLAKRGLNLILIGRNLTALTEVADEIHKISDSSVVILQADLTKDLDMVLDNTSRFSIDLLVNNAGFGLYGDFFSNSLDDYIQMIELNISALTKLTRYYGAEMAKRESGGIINVASVAGFFPIPHLAVYGATKAYVYNLSMSLWAELKVKNVHVLCVAPGPTETKFFERAKMETKGKLMTPEQVVAGALKAFESGKPLYIPGFGNKMTYYFVRKFFGDKFIAEFLAKYF from the coding sequence ATGACAAAAAGATACGACCTTGGAATATATCGTTGGGCACTTGTTACGGGCGCTTCCTCTGGAATTGGCAGAGAATTCGCTTTTCAACTTGCCAAAAGAGGACTTAACTTGATACTTATTGGAAGAAATTTGACAGCACTAACAGAAGTGGCAGATGAGATTCACAAAATCTCGGATTCAAGTGTTGTTATTTTACAAGCAGACCTTACAAAAGATTTAGATATGGTTCTTGATAACACTTCACGGTTTAGCATTGATTTGCTCGTAAATAACGCAGGATTTGGGCTTTACGGTGATTTCTTTAGTAATAGTCTGGATGATTATATCCAGATGATAGAGTTAAATATCTCTGCGTTAACAAAATTAACTCGTTACTACGGTGCCGAAATGGCAAAAAGAGAAAGCGGTGGGATAATAAATGTCGCATCTGTTGCGGGTTTCTTCCCTATTCCTCATCTGGCAGTTTATGGTGCAACAAAAGCTTATGTTTACAACCTTTCAATGAGCTTGTGGGCTGAGCTGAAAGTGAAAAATGTTCACGTTTTGTGTGTTGCACCAGGTCCCACTGAGACGAAGTTTTTCGAAAGGGCAAAGATGGAAACTAAGGGTAAGTTAATGACCCCTGAGCAGGTAGTAGCTGGTGCACTAAAGGCATTCGAAAGTGGTAAGCCCTTATACATCCCAGGCTTTGGTAACAAGATGACTTACTATTTCGTCAGAAAGTTTTTCGGTGATAAGTTTATAGCAGAGTTCTTGGCTAAGTATTTTTAA
- a CDS encoding MATE family efflux transporter has protein sequence MSNIVKDILRIAIPVSVENLIANTGTFILTIFLSQMGENQVTINGIANQGSFLVILFLFGLNTGGAIFVSQYWGKKDKEGIRRASTLMIYSSLIIALAFFVFTFFFPEFFSAIFTKDKFVIQNSVPFLRIISLSYFGLALETAFRTLLRGIELALIPMESYIFGTALQIFLAYTLINGLLGFPKLGLLGIAIATTVARFFIPTYQIIRATFLRVPYGFSFSHIDRNFVKKFFQFATPTTLNEISWSLGMTTYGIIFGRMGVRVYAARNILSSFENYVWTITFGLVIASSVMVGKMIGRLEYDKVHKFSRRMLIINSVMGLASALIIIGVYYLLLPTFKIDPVTREMLTTTMWVMVIGAPIKSFNGAGVVGILRAGGDAKFAFVLETLTLWAIGIPLTLLGAFVLKLSLPWVYFLTLSDEIVKAIIVLFRIKSEKWIKNVTIENVELTIPEINEEHL, from the coding sequence ATGAGTAACATCGTTAAAGACATTCTTAGAATAGCTATTCCGGTATCTGTGGAAAATCTTATTGCAAACACAGGCACTTTTATCCTTACTATCTTCTTATCCCAAATGGGTGAAAACCAAGTTACCATAAACGGAATTGCAAATCAAGGTTCTTTTCTTGTCATACTTTTCCTATTCGGCTTGAACACAGGGGGAGCCATCTTCGTCTCTCAGTACTGGGGTAAAAAGGATAAAGAAGGTATAAGACGTGCTTCAACGCTAATGATTTACTCATCTTTAATAATAGCACTCGCATTCTTCGTTTTTACCTTTTTCTTTCCCGAATTCTTTTCCGCTATTTTCACGAAGGATAAGTTCGTCATACAAAACTCTGTTCCGTTTCTTAGAATTATTTCTCTGTCATATTTTGGTTTAGCTTTAGAAACTGCATTCAGAACACTTCTTCGAGGAATAGAGCTTGCTTTGATACCTATGGAATCTTACATTTTTGGCACAGCGTTACAAATTTTCCTTGCCTATACGCTTATCAATGGTTTACTTGGTTTTCCAAAACTTGGATTACTGGGTATAGCAATTGCAACAACCGTTGCAAGATTTTTTATTCCAACGTATCAGATAATACGTGCCACCTTTTTAAGAGTTCCATATGGCTTTTCATTTTCGCATATTGACAGAAACTTTGTAAAGAAATTTTTCCAGTTTGCAACACCTACAACTTTGAATGAAATATCCTGGTCTCTGGGTATGACCACATATGGGATTATCTTTGGACGTATGGGAGTTCGAGTCTATGCTGCAAGAAACATTCTCTCTTCCTTTGAAAACTACGTCTGGACAATAACGTTTGGTTTGGTTATAGCATCATCCGTGATGGTTGGAAAGATGATTGGAAGGCTGGAATATGATAAGGTTCACAAATTCAGCAGAAGGATGCTAATTATTAACTCGGTAATGGGGTTGGCATCCGCGCTTATAATTATTGGAGTATACTACTTATTACTTCCAACTTTTAAGATAGACCCTGTGACAAGAGAGATGCTTACTACAACCATGTGGGTTATGGTCATCGGTGCACCGATAAAGTCTTTCAATGGTGCTGGTGTTGTTGGTATATTGAGAGCTGGCGGCGATGCGAAATTTGCATTCGTTCTCGAAACACTCACACTGTGGGCTATAGGTATTCCACTTACACTACTTGGTGCGTTTGTATTGAAGCTCTCGCTTCCGTGGGTCTACTTCCTAACTTTGTCTGATGAAATCGTGAAAGCTATTATCGTTCTTTTCAGAATAAAAAGCGAAAAATGGATAAAAAATGTCACAATAGAAAACGTCGAGCTGACGATTCCCGAGATTAATGAAGAACACTTGTGA
- a CDS encoding fumarate hydratase yields MKIIRSRTVYEEVQEKLEEINTNLNSKIQQLFENYTGPFANEIRENTKTAREKKLPLCQDTGIVEFFVFKPYDLSFEEPLHRTLYRVVKDTYEKNGYRKSTVLNPLYSRINKMDNLPAIIHEFEIETSDELEIWMIAKGGGSENLSALYMIPPSSTEDDVINIVVQHILKNGPNACPPINVGIGIGGTADMAILISRLALFTDEYFPKLPYLESYDDLAKKLHLLINELRIGVQALGFGPTCQSVKVYAYPTHIATLPIAISVDCYLSRTGRVIING; encoded by the coding sequence ATGAAAATCATCAGAAGCCGAACAGTATACGAAGAAGTTCAGGAAAAACTAGAAGAAATCAACACAAATCTCAACTCAAAAATCCAACAGCTTTTTGAAAATTACACCGGACCATTTGCAAATGAAATCAGAGAAAACACAAAAACTGCGAGGGAAAAGAAGCTACCACTCTGTCAAGACACCGGAATTGTTGAGTTCTTTGTCTTTAAGCCGTATGACCTGTCATTCGAAGAACCACTACATAGGACTTTGTATAGAGTTGTTAAAGATACCTATGAAAAGAACGGTTATCGAAAAAGCACCGTTCTGAACCCGCTTTACTCAAGAATCAACAAAATGGATAATCTCCCGGCGATAATCCACGAGTTTGAAATCGAAACTTCTGATGAATTAGAAATTTGGATGATAGCCAAAGGTGGAGGAAGCGAAAACTTATCTGCACTTTACATGATACCACCATCATCTACTGAAGATGATGTAATCAACATCGTGGTCCAGCATATTTTAAAGAACGGACCGAATGCTTGTCCTCCAATCAACGTTGGTATAGGTATCGGTGGGACAGCTGATATGGCAATACTCATTTCAAGACTTGCCTTATTTACGGATGAATATTTTCCAAAATTGCCGTATCTTGAAAGCTACGATGATTTAGCGAAAAAGCTACATTTGCTCATAAACGAACTCCGCATAGGTGTTCAAGCACTTGGCTTTGGACCCACTTGTCAAAGCGTTAAGGTATACGCTTACCCAACTCACATAGCAACACTTCCCATCGCAATCAGTGTCGACTGTTACCTCTCACGCACTGGGAGAGTGATTATAAATGGATAA
- a CDS encoding FumA C-terminus/TtdB family hydratase beta subunit gives MDKIALCNLKVGESFYYSGTLLVMRDAAHKRIIEKERETGRLPISLYGRIIFYAGPTFSNGRMVIGPTTSKRMDKFLEYTLSKGVIATIGKGERTQEAIEAIKKYKVPYLVAPSGCAAYLSEKILEWKIVAFQELGPEAIYEINVKDFPLIVAIDCNGNTIRQNG, from the coding sequence ATGGATAAAATTGCTCTCTGTAATTTAAAGGTGGGAGAATCGTTTTACTATTCCGGAACTCTTTTAGTAATGCGTGATGCTGCACACAAAAGGATTATCGAAAAAGAAAGAGAAACGGGCAGATTGCCGATATCTCTATATGGTAGGATTATCTTCTACGCAGGTCCTACATTCTCTAATGGCAGGATGGTAATAGGTCCAACGACGTCAAAAAGGATGGATAAATTCTTAGAATACACTCTTTCGAAGGGTGTTATTGCAACTATTGGTAAAGGAGAAAGAACACAAGAAGCAATAGAGGCTATAAAAAAATACAAAGTACCATATTTAGTTGCACCAAGTGGTTGCGCTGCATACTTATCGGAAAAAATTTTGGAATGGAAAATCGTTGCATTTCAAGAACTCGGACCAGAAGCAATCTATGAAATCAACGTAAAAGATTTCCCATTAATTGTAGCTATAGATTGTAATGGGAATACGATTAGACAGAATGGTTAA
- a CDS encoding flavodoxin family protein produces the protein MKSIVIFYSLDGHTKFVAELLAQELKADLVELELVKPFPTKGFKKYFWCGKSSVFKEKPELKTKIPNLHEYDLVVIGTPVWAGNCSSPINTLLSIMCNEPRLQGKKVGILITNGGGSIKRCLKQIKKVLPKNEFLEPLYFVNPSKENKDEILKKIREWGQYVNLG, from the coding sequence ATGAAGAGCATTGTTATCTTCTATTCTCTTGATGGTCATACGAAGTTTGTTGCCGAGTTATTAGCACAGGAATTAAAGGCGGATTTGGTTGAACTTGAATTGGTAAAACCTTTTCCAACGAAAGGTTTCAAGAAATACTTTTGGTGTGGGAAATCCTCGGTCTTTAAAGAAAAACCTGAACTGAAAACTAAAATTCCAAATCTACATGAATATGACTTGGTAGTAATCGGCACACCTGTGTGGGCAGGAAATTGCTCTTCTCCAATTAATACGTTGCTATCTATCATGTGTAATGAACCGAGGCTTCAAGGAAAAAAGGTAGGTATACTTATCACAAACGGTGGTGGAAGTATAAAAAGGTGTCTGAAACAGATAAAAAAAGTACTGCCAAAAAATGAGTTCTTGGAACCTCTATACTTTGTTAATCCATCAAAAGAGAACAAAGATGAAATCCTCAAAAAGATACGAGAGTGGGGCCAGTATGTAAACTTAGGGTAG
- a CDS encoding YkgJ family cysteine cluster protein — protein MVSLVHIISQSLAKVNTPYQEVYLMNRPIGVENPEVCKVCGGKCCKTYPGLATPEDFGAPDIEKLKKNLFKALSSGRWTVDWVKQEEGLYFVRPAVKGFEGSVFDHRYTGECTFLTQTGCKLSFENRPESCRMLIPKIDERCDSQGYTRAVVAQRWKEYYDILIDVAIDVENSNF, from the coding sequence ATGGTTTCTTTGGTTCATATAATATCACAAAGTTTAGCTAAAGTTAATACACCGTATCAGGAGGTATATCTTATGAATAGACCTATCGGGGTTGAAAATCCTGAAGTTTGTAAGGTCTGTGGTGGAAAGTGTTGTAAAACATACCCTGGGCTTGCAACACCTGAAGATTTTGGGGCACCGGACATCGAAAAACTCAAAAAAAATCTGTTTAAAGCCTTATCTTCAGGTAGGTGGACTGTTGATTGGGTAAAGCAAGAAGAGGGACTATATTTTGTCCGGCCTGCCGTTAAAGGATTTGAGGGTAGTGTTTTTGATCATAGATATACAGGTGAATGCACGTTTTTGACACAAACTGGCTGTAAACTTTCATTTGAAAACCGACCCGAAAGTTGCAGGATGCTTATCCCAAAAATTGATGAGAGGTGTGATTCTCAGGGCTATACCCGAGCTGTGGTGGCACAGCGTTGGAAGGAATACTATGATATCTTGATTGATGTAGCTATTGATGTAGAAAATTCCAACTTTTGA
- a CDS encoding type II secretion system protein, giving the protein MRKGFTLIELLIVLAVIAALMAVATPLALNAVKNAKASQVAQNLRALKTAVETYFYTEKEVPTSIDSVTSYLSSNFAKSDYELNPSDNDLSDGLAKIYVYYNKTDVTADLVNKNLPEATEVSGKPGIVIDLRKYW; this is encoded by the coding sequence ATGAGAAAAGGTTTTACGTTGATTGAACTTTTGATAGTGCTTGCGGTTATTGCGGCGCTTATGGCAGTTGCAACACCACTTGCACTTAACGCTGTTAAAAACGCAAAGGCAAGCCAGGTGGCACAGAACCTGAGGGCGTTAAAAACAGCAGTTGAAACCTATTTTTACACAGAGAAGGAAGTTCCCACTTCAATTGATAGCGTTACCTCGTATCTTAGTAGTAATTTTGCCAAATCAGATTATGAGCTGAACCCCTCGGATAATGATCTTAGTGATGGACTTGCTAAAATATATGTATATTACAACAAAACTGATGTAACCGCAGACCTCGTTAACAAGAACTTACCAGAAGCTACAGAAGTAAGTGGCAAACCTGGTATAGTTATTGATTTGAGAAAGTATTGGTAA
- a CDS encoding prepilin-type N-terminal cleavage/methylation domain-containing protein yields MKTGFTLIELLIVIIIIAILIAVTIYLTPASTIHISKQIRLRKILEQ; encoded by the coding sequence ATGAAAACAGGTTTCACTCTAATCGAACTGCTCATTGTTATAATAATTATCGCCATTTTGATAGCAGTGACGATATATCTAACACCTGCAAGCACAATTCACATATCAAAGCAAATCAGGTTGCGCAAAATTTTAGAGCAATAA
- the tsf gene encoding translation elongation factor Ts: MEISAQMVKELRERTGAGMMDCKAALAEANGDMEKAIEILRKKGLAKAAKKAGRETKEGLIISYVHHNGKIGVLLELNCETDFVARTDEFKELGNKIAMHIAAMAPRWVKREDVPADVIEKEKEIYREQLKDSGKPAQVIEKIIEGKLESFYQDNCLLEQKYALDQTITIKDMIQQAIAKIGENIQVSRFVRMQVGE; the protein is encoded by the coding sequence ATGGAAATTAGCGCTCAGATGGTTAAAGAACTTCGTGAAAGAACAGGTGCTGGTATGATGGATTGTAAAGCTGCGCTTGCTGAAGCAAACGGCGATATGGAAAAGGCTATAGAAATACTCAGAAAGAAGGGTCTTGCAAAAGCTGCGAAAAAGGCTGGAAGAGAAACGAAAGAAGGACTTATCATCTCTTACGTTCACCACAACGGAAAAATAGGTGTCCTTCTTGAACTCAACTGTGAAACAGACTTCGTTGCAAGAACAGATGAATTCAAAGAACTTGGAAACAAAATTGCAATGCACATTGCAGCTATGGCTCCAAGATGGGTCAAAAGAGAAGACGTCCCAGCGGATGTTATCGAAAAGGAAAAAGAAATATACAGAGAACAACTGAAAGATTCTGGTAAACCTGCTCAGGTTATCGAAAAGATAATTGAGGGAAAACTTGAAAGTTTCTATCAAGACAACTGCTTACTTGAGCAAAAATACGCACTTGACCAAACAATTACAATCAAAGATATGATACAACAAGCAATTGCAAAGATAGGAGAAAACATCCAGGTTTCCAGATTTGTCAGAATGCAAGTTGGAGAATAA
- a CDS encoding PHP domain-containing protein, with amino-acid sequence MSAKIKTLIADYHIHSRYSPDSQSEIEDIIETSREKGINHIIITDHYELADEHANVIDVDTYRSEMEKYSLPVGVELGWDGVKELNVDTKKFDYVLLSHHQVEEPITQESYKNYLLRLLDIMKRFDEYHALAHLDFPRRYQKNKEPFSVELYDIISEIMKILIKNGKMLEVNTAAIEIYGEPNPSIELLRLYKSLGGRNITIGSDAHSLEQIGRGIERGIEILRELGYNYILVFDAEWREVRI; translated from the coding sequence GTGAGCGCAAAAATTAAAACCCTGATTGCAGATTACCATATTCATAGTAGATACTCGCCGGACTCACAGTCGGAAATCGAAGACATCATTGAGACTTCTCGGGAAAAAGGAATAAATCACATAATAATCACTGACCATTATGAACTGGCTGATGAACATGCGAATGTCATAGACGTTGATACTTATCGTTCTGAGATGGAAAAATACTCACTTCCAGTTGGAGTTGAGCTCGGTTGGGATGGAGTAAAAGAATTAAACGTGGACACAAAGAAATTTGACTACGTTTTACTTTCACACCACCAGGTAGAAGAACCGATTACTCAGGAAAGTTACAAAAATTACCTTCTTCGTTTGTTAGATATAATGAAAAGATTTGATGAGTATCACGCACTTGCGCACCTTGATTTTCCAAGAAGATATCAAAAAAATAAGGAACCATTTTCTGTGGAACTGTACGATATTATCAGTGAGATAATGAAGATACTTATCAAAAATGGCAAAATGCTCGAGGTAAACACTGCGGCTATTGAAATTTACGGAGAACCGAACCCTTCCATTGAACTTCTGAGGCTTTACAAGTCTCTTGGAGGCAGGAACATAACAATTGGTTCTGATGCACACTCGTTGGAACAGATAGGAAGAGGAATTGAGAGAGGTATTGAAATACTCAGAGAATTAGGTTACAATTATATCTTAGTGTTCGATGCTGAATGGCGAGAGGTAAGGATTTAA
- a CDS encoding CTP synthase: protein MPEKYIVVTGGVLSGIGKGIFSASLARLLKEVGVDINVLKIDPYLNVDAGTMNPNQHGEVFVTDDGYEADLDLGHYERFLGVSMSRKNNITAGQIYSTIIQREREGKYLGSTVQVVPHVTSEIKDRITSMPGKVLSIEIGGTVGDIEGEVFLEAVRELAFEKNRNDFLFIHVTYVPYLRVTNEFKTKPTQQSVQLLRKIGIQPDVIVVRSEMPIDSQSLYKIALFSGVPRDMVINLPDVGNVYQIPETLYEAGVHKLVANRLNIQIEEKPLGWTYPKSFKPYRIALIGKYLGTDDAYKSIIESIFLSGVQKPIVIDAQELEELDDEGVAQKLSNFDALIIPGGFGRRGIEGKIKAIKYARENKKPILGICLGMQLMVIEFARNVFNLKGANSTEFDVETPYPVVNMMEEQKKIMNLGGTMRLGAQKMQVLKGTKLYSVYGQEEVYERHRHRYEADTVNFGFMYKLPGEEGYKLTISGKSEFLEAIELDDHPFFVGIQYHPEYKSKVGAPHPLFTALIKAIEEVNR, encoded by the coding sequence ATGCCTGAGAAGTACATAGTAGTGACTGGTGGTGTTTTGAGCGGTATTGGAAAGGGAATATTCTCCGCCTCTCTTGCAAGACTTCTAAAAGAAGTTGGAGTTGATATAAATGTGTTAAAAATAGACCCGTATCTAAATGTTGATGCAGGAACGATGAATCCGAATCAACATGGAGAAGTTTTTGTCACCGACGATGGTTACGAAGCAGATCTCGACCTTGGGCATTACGAAAGATTCTTAGGTGTTAGTATGTCGCGAAAGAATAACATTACAGCTGGGCAGATATATTCGACAATAATCCAACGTGAACGCGAGGGAAAATATCTTGGCTCTACTGTTCAAGTCGTTCCACATGTTACTTCTGAGATAAAAGACCGAATTACATCGATGCCGGGCAAAGTACTTTCAATCGAAATAGGAGGAACTGTCGGGGACATAGAAGGCGAAGTATTTCTCGAAGCAGTTAGAGAGCTCGCTTTTGAAAAGAACAGAAACGATTTTCTGTTTATACATGTTACGTATGTTCCGTACTTAAGAGTTACTAACGAATTCAAGACAAAACCAACACAACAATCTGTTCAGTTACTGAGAAAAATAGGAATTCAGCCAGATGTTATTGTTGTTAGAAGTGAGATGCCAATAGATTCTCAAAGCCTTTACAAAATAGCACTTTTCAGTGGAGTTCCAAGAGATATGGTCATAAATCTACCAGATGTTGGAAATGTCTACCAAATTCCAGAAACACTCTACGAAGCTGGCGTTCATAAACTCGTTGCCAATCGACTCAACATTCAAATTGAAGAAAAACCGCTCGGTTGGACATACCCAAAGTCGTTTAAGCCATACAGAATCGCACTCATTGGTAAATATCTTGGAACAGACGATGCTTACAAGAGTATCATCGAATCTATTTTCCTTTCCGGCGTCCAAAAACCTATCGTTATAGATGCTCAGGAACTTGAAGAACTGGACGATGAAGGTGTTGCACAAAAGCTCTCTAATTTCGATGCACTAATAATCCCTGGTGGATTTGGCAGGCGTGGAATTGAAGGGAAGATAAAAGCAATAAAATATGCGAGAGAAAACAAAAAACCTATCCTTGGTATATGCCTTGGAATGCAACTTATGGTTATAGAATTTGCAAGAAATGTCTTTAATTTAAAAGGTGCGAATTCAACAGAATTTGATGTTGAAACTCCTTATCCTGTTGTAAATATGATGGAAGAGCAAAAGAAAATTATGAACCTCGGTGGCACAATGAGGCTCGGTGCCCAAAAGATGCAGGTTCTTAAAGGGACAAAGCTATATAGCGTTTATGGACAAGAAGAGGTTTACGAAAGACATAGGCATCGATATGAAGCAGATACCGTTAACTTTGGGTTCATGTACAAACTCCCAGGGGAAGAGGGTTACAAACTAACGATATCCGGAAAGTCTGAATTTCTTGAAGCTATCGAATTAGATGACCACCCATTCTTTGTTGGTATCCAGTATCATCCTGAATACAAATCAAAAGTTGGGGCACCGCATCCACTCTTTACCGCTTTAATAAAAGCAATAGAGGAGGTCAACAGGTGA